One genomic region from Elusimicrobiota bacterium encodes:
- a CDS encoding glycosyltransferase family 39 protein, with protein sequence MRTDTQLWKDAIYARSPEPSEWSRAVPFVQDFIFNNFVSTEGMLMPGRFIILAASLLLALAIFIWARQLYGIKGGLLALALYSFCPNILAHSSLATEDLLITAFFFMATYSCWLYYEKPVAVRAIGLGVCAALALLSKHSAIILLPALIGAVWCSMRFSSEKPGPRLSRHLPLAALSLIITILLFYRFIHVDEYFKGVLGAYRYISRGQMSYMAGQYSSTGFWHYFFFTFIAKTTIPVLLLGTIGLWLEFRDRIRTRTVFFLLLPAVILLTASMFTPLKIGHRHILPIYPLLYVLCAKITQSPRLKLAALFLLPWHILSAVSIGPHHLEYFNEMFGGAKKGWHYLVDSNIDWGQDLSYLRRYLKQHPDTEVVLSYFGPMPPKSIGFTFQDFLSEFSEQHPHINTPNPQREILAISVTKLQGVYFSPQLGADPFYWLKMFQPIDRAGYSILIYDITNNAKAHEMLAHYYYLYGQKRHALREAQRALALDKSMAWAKRLAAMVLLDEKRPREALNYLIPAMKDDQHSGLTQRMAITPQVKEFYATALMNLGILCMEEKNYAEAVRLNFLANQLDPGNHKALVNLGIAYLKNGQPRLALNAFERISKLGIADPVLSRYRTLALKALGYLK encoded by the coding sequence ATGAGAACGGATACACAACTTTGGAAAGATGCTATTTATGCCAGATCGCCCGAACCCAGCGAATGGAGCAGGGCTGTTCCGTTTGTGCAGGATTTTATTTTCAACAATTTTGTTTCTACCGAAGGCATGCTAATGCCTGGCCGTTTCATCATTCTTGCCGCATCCCTTTTGTTGGCGCTGGCAATCTTTATCTGGGCTAGGCAACTCTATGGGATTAAAGGCGGATTGCTGGCCCTGGCTCTGTATTCATTTTGTCCGAACATCTTAGCCCACTCGTCTTTAGCTACCGAGGATCTTCTGATCACGGCCTTTTTTTTCATGGCTACGTATAGTTGCTGGCTTTATTACGAGAAACCTGTCGCCGTCAGAGCCATAGGTTTAGGCGTTTGCGCGGCCCTGGCGCTGCTATCCAAGCACAGCGCTATTATTCTGTTACCGGCCTTGATCGGTGCCGTTTGGTGTTCAATGCGCTTTAGCAGTGAAAAACCCGGACCAAGGCTGTCCCGACATCTTCCCTTGGCAGCACTTTCGCTGATCATAACCATCCTTCTTTTCTATCGCTTCATCCATGTTGATGAATACTTCAAGGGTGTCTTGGGTGCTTATAGGTATATCAGCCGTGGGCAGATGAGTTATATGGCCGGTCAGTATTCTTCAACCGGATTTTGGCACTATTTCTTTTTTACCTTTATTGCCAAAACAACGATCCCGGTGTTGCTGCTTGGAACCATTGGGCTTTGGCTGGAATTTCGCGATCGTATCCGCACCCGCACCGTTTTCTTTCTTCTTTTGCCGGCTGTTATTCTGCTTACAGCCAGCATGTTTACCCCGCTTAAAATAGGCCACCGGCACATCTTGCCTATTTATCCGCTGTTGTATGTGTTGTGCGCTAAGATTACGCAAAGCCCAAGGCTTAAACTTGCGGCCTTGTTTCTGCTGCCATGGCATATTCTTTCGGCAGTAAGCATCGGTCCCCATCATCTGGAATACTTCAATGAAATGTTCGGCGGGGCTAAAAAAGGGTGGCATTATTTAGTGGACTCAAACATCGATTGGGGCCAGGATTTGTCGTATCTGCGTCGTTACCTCAAGCAGCATCCTGATACGGAAGTCGTTCTCAGTTATTTTGGACCCATGCCTCCAAAATCAATCGGCTTCACGTTTCAGGATTTTCTATCGGAATTTTCCGAACAGCATCCGCACATTAATACGCCAAATCCCCAACGGGAGATTTTGGCCATCAGCGTCACGAAACTACAAGGGGTCTATTTTTCGCCTCAATTGGGCGCCGACCCCTTTTATTGGCTTAAAATGTTTCAACCCATTGACCGGGCCGGCTATTCCATTTTGATCTATGACATTACAAACAACGCGAAAGCTCATGAAATGTTGGCCCATTACTATTATCTATATGGCCAAAAACGCCACGCGCTTAGAGAAGCCCAACGAGCTTTGGCTTTAGATAAAAGCATGGCATGGGCGAAACGCCTTGCCGCGATGGTTCTGTTGGATGAAAAACGGCCTCGCGAAGCATTGAATTATTTGATCCCTGCCATGAAAGACGATCAGCATTCAGGATTGACCCAGCGAATGGCCATTACGCCGCAGGTTAAAGAATTCTATGCCACGGCCCTAATGAATTTGGGGATTCTTTGCATGGAGGAAAAAAACTATGCCGAAGCCGTGAGGTTGAACTTTTTGGCCAATCAGCTTGATCCTGGCAATCACAAGGCATTGGTCAACCTTGGCATTGCTTATTTAAAAAACGGTCAACCCAGGCTGGCTCTTAATGCCTTTGAACGAATTTCAAAACTCGGTATTGCCGACCCCGTCTTATCGCGCTACAGGACCCTGGCGTTAAAAGCCCTGGGCTATCTTAAGTAA
- a CDS encoding response regulator, producing the protein MAGRNGETKKRILVIDDEEGIRELLVDALELQGYHVLTASNGKTGLIIAQEDLPDLILLDYYLFDINGGTLHIKLKEDPRTQDIPVITMSAKEKKDDNVLQTFTEHLGGLHIKKDSDITKPFDMPLLFRRIREKLDSACIAKQPCISNGKSGAFLKTNGFPSNDTARIIEEGIFKLDTELRVLTISGKIKEEINFTQKPCQFKIFRSLMQKAHQAVSFPTLAHETIEDPNDIPNPRSTQRQVERLRETLGPWGAYITTIEGAGVVLKPPKRPR; encoded by the coding sequence ATGGCAGGTCGCAATGGTGAAACAAAAAAAAGAATTCTTGTTATTGACGACGAAGAAGGTATCCGGGAATTGCTTGTAGATGCCTTGGAACTCCAGGGTTATCACGTGTTGACAGCCTCAAATGGGAAAACAGGCCTTATTATTGCCCAGGAAGATTTACCTGATTTAATTCTGCTCGATTATTATCTTTTTGATATCAACGGCGGTACGCTTCACATCAAGCTCAAGGAGGACCCAAGAACTCAAGACATTCCCGTCATCACCATGAGCGCTAAGGAAAAAAAGGATGATAATGTCCTTCAGACATTTACGGAACACTTGGGTGGCCTCCATATTAAAAAGGATTCCGATATTACCAAACCCTTTGATATGCCCCTTCTCTTTAGACGTATTCGGGAAAAACTGGATTCAGCCTGCATCGCAAAGCAGCCTTGCATCTCGAATGGCAAATCAGGGGCTTTTTTAAAAACCAACGGGTTCCCTTCCAATGACACAGCGCGTATTATCGAAGAAGGAATTTTTAAGCTCGACACCGAGTTGCGGGTCTTGACGATCAGTGGAAAAATCAAGGAAGAAATCAACTTCACCCAAAAGCCTTGCCAATTTAAGATTTTTCGAAGCCTTATGCAGAAAGCTCATCAGGCGGTATCCTTTCCCACTCTCGCCCATGAAACGATTGAAGATCCTAATGATATTCCAAACCCTAGGTCTACTCAAAGGCAAGTTGAACGGCTTAGGGAAACCCTGGGTCCATGGGGAGCCTATATTACCACGATTGAGGGAGCAGGCGTCGTATTGAAACCGCCCAAACGGCCTAGATAA